The proteins below are encoded in one region of Ferruginibacter lapsinanis:
- a CDS encoding ribonucleoside-diphosphate reductase small subunit yields the protein MQNEPILQDNKDRFVLFPINHQDIWKMYKQAEASFWTAEEIDLTADLQDWANKLTEDEKYFIKHVLAFFAASDGIVNENLAVNFLQEVQYPEARCMYGFQVMIENIHSEAYSLLIDTYIKDPIEKDRLLRAIDTIDCVKKKAEWALRWIDKGSFAERLIAFAAVEGIFFSGSFCSIFWLKKRGLMPGLSFANELISRDEGLHCDFACLLYTNHLINQLPKETVTQIIRDAVTIEKEFVSDALPVGLIGMNATLMCQYIEFVADRLLVALGCDKIYNATNPFDFMELISLQGKTNFFEKRVGEYQKAGVMNDSSSKAFTMDEDF from the coding sequence ATGCAGAACGAACCGATTTTACAGGATAACAAAGACCGCTTTGTGCTCTTTCCGATCAACCATCAGGATATCTGGAAAATGTATAAACAGGCGGAAGCAAGTTTCTGGACTGCTGAAGAAATTGATCTTACAGCCGACTTGCAGGATTGGGCAAATAAGTTAACGGAGGATGAAAAATATTTCATCAAACATGTGCTGGCATTTTTTGCGGCAAGCGATGGTATTGTAAATGAAAATCTGGCAGTTAATTTTTTACAGGAGGTGCAATATCCTGAAGCCCGCTGTATGTATGGCTTTCAGGTGATGATAGAAAATATTCATAGCGAAGCGTATTCACTATTGATCGATACTTATATTAAAGACCCGATTGAAAAAGACAGATTACTTAGAGCAATTGATACCATTGATTGTGTTAAGAAAAAAGCTGAATGGGCTTTACGCTGGATCGATAAAGGAAGTTTTGCAGAAAGATTAATTGCTTTCGCTGCTGTTGAAGGTATCTTTTTTAGCGGAAGTTTCTGTTCTATTTTCTGGCTAAAAAAACGTGGACTAATGCCTGGTTTAAGTTTTGCCAATGAATTGATCAGCCGTGATGAAGGGTTACATTGTGATTTTGCATGTTTGCTTTATACCAATCACTTAATAAATCAATTACCAAAAGAAACAGTTACCCAAATTATCAGAGATGCGGTAACGATAGAAAAAGAATTTGTAAGCGATGCTTTACCTGTGGGATTAATTGGCATGAATGCAACCTTGATGTGCCAATACATTGAGTTTGTTGCAGACAGATTATTGGTGGCCTTGGGTTGTGATAAAATTTACAATGCCACCAATCCTTTCGATTTTATGGAATTGATCTCTCTGCAGGGCAAAACCAACTTCTTTGAAAAAAGGGTAGGCGAATATCAAAAAGCAGGTGTGATGAATGACAGCAGTTCGAAAGCATTTACAATGGATGAAGATTTTTAA